Below is a genomic region from Zea mays cultivar B73 chromosome 9, Zm-B73-REFERENCE-NAM-5.0, whole genome shotgun sequence.
TTGTGAATCATCCATCTGTAATTCCATAGAAGCAGTCAACTTGGGTTGCAAAGAGAGGGGTGATCTGGGCATATCTGAGCCTTCCTTCCCATTTATATTAGAAGGATTGCTCGTCCTTCTAGGACTTTGTCCAGCTTTAGCACGCATTCTTGTAATATTTGCTGCAACAGGTTCCTCCAGAGTATTTTTATGTTTTGAAAGTAGATGCTTACTAGAAGCCTGAGATGCAACAGGCCCCTGTTTAACCATGTTGAGCTTAGTGAGAGAAGAAGCTGGCCTCTTGTGCAATGATTGATTGGCCATTGTGACTCTATCCACATTTCTAGATTTCTCCAGCAAGGTCTTCTCTGGAAACTTCAATTTCGCAGGAAATATAGCCCCCTTGGCTGGCGTTGTTTCTTTTTTATCAATTTTTGGAACTCCATTTGAACACCTTAGATTTGTTGGAGCCTTCTGTGCAACAATTGAATGCATCTTTCTTCTATCAGAGTTCAGAGATTTATGTTGAGATGGTGTAGCTGTCCTGGGAACCATATGCTCACTGGATAGAACTCCTTTTCGACTTGCTGATGCTTTCTTGGGTGCAAACCGTTCAGCTTCACCCAGAGATATGCTCGACTTGGTTAGTGAAACACTCCTATTTTTTATATCCTTGGATCTATCCAAAATAGCTGATCTGTGTAGTGTCAAATTAATCAGATgagcaggaattttctttcttcttcctcctgaAATACCCGCCTCCTCTTCAGAAGGGTTTTTATGTCCATACTTGCAAAAATCATGGCACGAACCTCTAGTAGCTCTGAGATAATTTGGTACAGTCTTCTCATGCTTTTTTGACTCTACAGGTGAAACTGAAGTCGTAGGTGTGGTGCCACTAGGTGAACATTTTTCCAAATCTTTGGACATTGAGGTCTTTCAGTGGCTGTGATAGTGCTGGTGTCAGATGAATTTTCTTCCTTTTGAACCTGAAAGGTTTTAGGCAGTTGCAACAAAGGGCATTTTGTTATTTCGAGACCTTTGCACAGCCACAAACTAAGAATCTACAAAGAAAGGTGAATTTGTACTGGCTCCACCCATCTTTGACAATCATTCAAACTTGTGCGAGATCAATAGGTCACTAATGCTTCAATAGATTACTGAATAGTAAGTGGAGAATTCATACGACAAGAATAATTattcaaccaaacaaaaataaATTACAGCTGCCTTAATAATCTACTCCTACCAAGTTGAAATGATACTTTACTTCTGCAGAGCTTTTTTGTGGAATGCGCAGGAGAACTATacctcattatattaagaagaaaaggtCTAAAATAGACCCTATACATGACGCCAAAAAAATGGCAACCATAGAAAAAAATACATAATTCTGCAGAgcttaagggggtgtttgaatgcattagaactaatagttagttggctaaaaattgttAATGGAATTAGTTAGCTAACGAATAACTActcaactattaactaatttaccaaaaatagctaatagctgaactattagctagggtgtttgaatgtctcaactaattttagtcactaactctttaactctagtgcattcaaacaccccctaagtactTGAATGAAAATTATAAAGACAAAAATTAACCTAATTCAATAATTTAGAGAGAAAAAATGCACATCGTCAGAAACATACCTTTTAAAACCAGGCACTGTGCTGTTCAATCAACAATTGTTAAAGAGTGCTTTCAAATTCCATGTTGGGAAATTGGCCTGAATTTGAAAGGAAACGAAGTCATCAAGACAACAATATTTCATAGTTTTTTTTTACGAAAAGCAATATTTAATAGTCATCAGTCACATCACATATAaattcaatattaaaaataaaGTGCACATCAACAAGATTGCTTAACCAATAAAGTGCCCACCACCAACCATATCACAAAAATTCTACAGAAAGAGGAGATAGAGGAGGGGATGAACGTAAAGATCTGACAGGTTCCTCTCGATAGAAGCAATGGAGCAGCCAGAATGTGACAGAATACCAGATAAGAATTCAACTATCTGTGTCTAAAATAGGATTTATAAATCAAGCTATCCCTATCATACTTGATTACTACAACAAATCCAAATACGTATTAAACAATACAAGAGCCACAAGTGACAAAAGATGCCCAGTTCAAGAACTATGTGTCTTACCGTACCTTGGATCGTTCTCCTAGGATAGGAAGAGCAGAATTGGCCACTCCACTACTAGTCAGGATGAAAATAGAGGAAGAGATCGGTCTAGGAGGCTGTTTGAAGTTTGAACTAAATGTAGGGCAATCCACCTGTACAAACAACCAACAGAATTGGGCAGACATCATATCCAAGATCCCACTCCTCCATAAATACGTCATCCAATTAACCGATCATTAAACAGAAGCCATTTTTTCCTAGCCAAGCTGTCTAGAGTCTAGACCACACTGCTCCAGCATCAGCCTTTCCAGCTCAAAACTGCAAGGACTTGAATGATGAGTAAAAGCGCGAGATAGTACCAGCCAAAGTCCCCACAAAAATTAcgcaaaagaagaaaaaaaacggAACAAGGGGACCAGCGGCATTAATCTTAGAATGTGCACATTTTCCATAGCAATTTGTCGTCCTCGAAAAGACATCACTAACCGGAGCAACCGAATTCAGAAAGACCAAATCCAATTTTTAACGCGTATTACTCCATGCAGAATCATTTGTTAAACTACACATACATCATGCCAGCAGACAGCGCAGTTGCTACGAAAACAAACTGAAATGAAAAATATTAAATATATATGGAGACGAGATTATTTGACATCAAAACTTCATCTTTCTTAGTCAAATCTACTCTTTTCAAACGAAGAACAGACACAGAACAACCCGAAGCGGCGTTCTAGTGAACCCCAGCAACCAAACCACATCGCGGAACGCAAGGAAACCAGGCGAATCAAAAGCGATCACGCAAAGCTCATCGGACCGGAAGGAGCAAGACCAGAGATCATACCTTTTAGAGAAGGCAGAGGCCCGAGGCCGCAGAGGAAAACGAAGCAGCGACGGGGTTGAGGACGAGAGGTAGCGGACAGCGGTGGCGGAGGCAACGTGGTTCGCTGGGCAGGTAGTCAGCTGGCCGGCAGCCAACCTTCTCTTCTTTGGAGGGGGAGGAGCAGTCGTGCGCGCAACAAAGAAGGCGTAAAACCGAAGAGAGCGGCGGCGGGCGTTTCTTTTGTTTCGGCTTTCCGCGTCTTGGGAGCGTTAATTACTCCCGTCTCGTAACGCCTGGATCTGGATGTTGCCGTGCTGACTTGCAGCAGCTTGCTTAGCTTTGGTGACCTGGATGCATCATTTGCCTATGGCAATTTTCCGGCAAAAGCAATTCATTTCGTCGTCACAGTAGCCGAGCTGACGATTTTTGCTACTATCTGAGTGCATATCTAACCTATATCAAATAAGTTGTACCGACAATTTTTAGAACCAAATAATAATATTGCACCTTATATAAATAACTTTCTTAATAGTCAAACGACTTAATAAAACGAGAAAAGCAATTCATTTCACCGTCACCAGTGACAATATTTACGGCTAGGACCACTATCTCAGTGTATAGGGTTACATGTACCGATAATTTTTAGAATCAAATAATAATATTACATGCTATATAAATAAGATTCTTAATAGTAAGATGACTTGATAAAACGGGATGCAATAAAAAGAGGAACATATCTTGTACAATTCAGTCATGTTGGTGCAACCATATAATCAAGCAATTTGATGCATCCAATTAAATCCGTGTAATTAAGCAATCTAATGCATCCAATTAAAATGCAACGATGACTATTATTAGTTATCCATTTTCTTTAAAAGGAACTGGATGAGCAAGCATGTATTGCACGCAATGGATCGAACTAGGTAGGTAATGTGCAACGGTATCCATTTTCTTTAAAAGGGACTGGATGAGCTGTTAGAAATATAGATATTTTTCATATCattttaattctataaattaacattatgaggaTGACATATAAATAATGATTAAACATAGAAATCATGATATCAAATATATTCATAACAATATGTATCAtgagcatatgaatcatataaatataataagcatataaacatggtacATGTATTATGATGaaacaactgaaaataaacagatagcaacataaacagcattactgtaaaattaaaacaaacagatataacatattataaaatGACAGAACAGATGAGATAAATTCATGGCTACATATGAAACAGCAGAGATGATTATAcaaaacatatataatctgcaatacgcaaaacagtaaggagataaattgatcataccctcccatgcgctctgaggatccagatccttgtccagcttctcttgtcatgtcgccaggaagaagaagatgctttggacagtcgcgtagacgctccctaaaaacctaattgccgatccacgtgcaaggtctcgaacgacaagggcttcggaggcacctgccctctcgcttctcttacGAGATGGAAGCACCCACACTTGCGGCTAGACTGTAATTCTGAAGGTTCTGCTCTCGTGTACCAAATGCTGAAGGATAAGGGTCTCGCATGCGGCACGCCAAGAGATGGGTAAGAGTTGAAACTCCCGCTGTTAAtgggtgctaaaaattaacacaccaCGCCCGCACTCCGCCTGCCACGCCACGTTCGGCCGACGGCGGAGCGCGCGTGTGTGGCACGTCCTTGTACGTTTCTTtacttctcaaattaagtggaataattctcaccatataagtcaagccaacaaTCATTGGACTttcaatatggtactattggtattctccactatTATACACCATAAAGTTTATTGAATAAATAGACCAAgctcataaaagatccaacatgaGCAAGTGGATTAAGCCCCTATTAGTTATGTTATACAGAGTGTTTAGGGAaaatttgaatgcactagagcaaatagttagttagctaaatATTACTAttaaaattagctagctaattatTAGTTAattgctaaaagtagctaatagttAAACTATTAGATATGCTGTTTGGATAACTTCAAGTAATTTTaataactaactattagctctagattCAAATGTAGCCTTACAACATAACCTGATATGTCAGAAAACACGTCACAAGGTCACAAGTCTAAACATTACAGTCTCTCTATGCCCTCCAATTCGTAGCTAGCATGAGCTTGAGCTACCCTTCGCGCCACCGCTGTCTCGGACAATGAAATATGTTTGAAGCCTGTCCTCATCACACAAACAAATGGGATCCATATACCACTAGAATAGATCCATTCCCTCGCTGATCATATAAGGATTGGGAACTCAAATCTCCTTTATGGCTAGTTTGGTGCCCACGGATCATGAGAGGATTCTATATCATAGATATATGTGATCCTTGAGCACCAAATCAGCCTTTAGGACTAATTTAGTGAACATGATCACTGGAGGTAGGAGGGATTGAGAGAGAAATTACTTTATTTCCCCCTTAATCCCACCAATCCTCCTGGAATCTCCTCGTCACCAAATCAACCTTTAGAATTTGGACGGGAGGGAAATTTAGTTCCTAGACTAGCTCTAAATGTCACCGCATGACATGTGCTACCAACTAAGGATTAGTCTAGTAACCAGGGAATTAGAGGGAATCCATAGGGAGAAAACTCCTTGCTATTCAATTACACTTTTGATCTGGTGTCAACCGAGTCATTTATTCAGCATCTAGACGGAAAGAAAAACTTAATTCTAAGGACATGTATAACCTAGAATCCTTCGAACGGTTTTCTAGGTATTAGAGATAGCTAAGAGATTACATGATACAACTATGAACCTCTAAATAATTAATACATTCAAGGGACAATATAAAGAGAGATTCGTGAAGAGACTGGTTCTTAGTAAAAAAAGTCGTCTCTTGATTTTTTTTCACGTGGTCCTCTAGAGACCTCTCAAAGAGATCCTTTATTTAATTAGGTTAATTAGGTTGTATATGCCCTGGGCGTGGAGTGGGCTCACCAAATACACCGTGACGATACTGAGATAGGCATATAGCTCGGGTCATGGGCTCACGGGGAGGACATAAGGCAGGTTCTCGAAACCCACAAACAGATGAGATCTTGGCCCACAACCATGCCGCCAACCAGTGAATTTTGAATATGCATCAAATAGTGCTGCCGCGAAATAAGAATGTTCCATGGCGACATGGATTCTTCTTGAAGCATACAGAGCAGCAATGACGGCAAAAAAAGAGCATATTGAATGATTAACATTTCATGGAACACAGGTTTTTCAACCAGAACCAGAAAACAAGCAAACATAGAACCACAAATAAAAGCATTGCAGAGCATTTTTAATAAGCTGTTAGTTACAACAGAAATAGAGTGCTACAAGGACAGAGAATAAGAAGAAACTATACAGGGCCTACGAGGGCAGGTGGCCCATGGAATACATATACCAATATATATCATTTGTCGCAGGGATACAAACTGCGCGGACATTTCAGACAGCACGAATTAAGCGAAGATCTCTCTGACAAGCCAATCCAAGCTGGGGTAGGCAAAGTAGAGGATCAAAAATGAGGGCAGTGCAAACAAAAACGTGACAAGGGCGTAGAGAACCAGAACAGCAGCACTTGCAGGGACAGCATAAAGGACTATCAGCAGAAAGATTATCACGAGTGGGAACTTGGCCGTCAGCTGCATGAAGCACACCATAAGCTTTTGCAGAGAAGCACTAATGTTGTCGGTGTGGAAAATGTTGCGGCCTACGCCTGTCTCTCTGCCAGAAGAGCTCTCTGATCCTACAGCAGCATTTCTTCGCTGTTGATGGCTGGAGCTTGTGCCGGCACTTGAATGCCACGTGGAATGATGCTCGTCATGGTTAGTGGAATGGAATTTTGCTCTCCCACCGTTCATGCTCTCGACCATCCAGAGCAGAAAGTAGTTCTTGCGTGGGAACCTGAGGTTGCCCTTGTAAACCAGGCGGAAAGACAGCAGGTTGCACCAGGGGCATGAGATGAACAAAGGCAGCTGGATAGGAAGGGACGGGAACTTGACAACTGCCCAGTGAAGACCAAGGATGCAGTTTTTGCACATTGTGTGGCCACACCACAAGACATAGGGAACATTCTCCACGAGGTTGAAGGATTCCCAGCATATTGGACAATCAAGGCCTTCCTCTCTGCTTGTACATGAAGAAACTTCATCATCAGAATAATCTGCATTGGATATGCTGCATTTTGAGGGTTGTGCTTTTTTCTTTAAGC
It encodes:
- the LOC100283429 gene encoding RING zinc finger protein-like isoform X1; protein product: MWSFASNAIAGSLKKKAQPSKCSISNADYSDDEVSSCTSREEGLDCPICWESFNLVENVPYVLWCGHTMCKNCILGLHWAVVKFPSLPIQLPLFISCPWCNLLSFRLVYKGNLRFPRKNYFLLWMVESMNGGRAKFHSTNHDEHHSTWHSSAGTSSSHQQRRNAAVGSESSSGRETGVGRNIFHTDNISASLQKLMVCFMQLTAKFPLVIIFLLIVLYAVPASAAVLVLYALVTFLFALPSFLILYFAYPSLDWLVREIFA